The following proteins come from a genomic window of Acinetobacter baumannii:
- a CDS encoding LexA family protein — translation MPKKKEFEHGGARENAGRKAQFNEPTKVIRVPESQVNFIKNWLLNNVKTDNQTDFTSKLKIQQVHPNNDKIYHIPLATERVAAGFPSPAQDDIEQALDLNEYLIRNENATFIVKANSLSMLDAGIDIDDPLIVDRSIPAKSGDIVIALIDNDFTVKRLMIDTQFQPPKVWLKAENPDYQNIYIEEGQELVIWGVVTYNLKRMR, via the coding sequence ATGCCAAAGAAGAAAGAATTCGAGCATGGCGGTGCACGGGAAAACGCCGGCCGTAAAGCACAGTTCAATGAACCCACTAAAGTGATTCGTGTTCCTGAATCTCAAGTCAACTTTATCAAAAATTGGTTGCTGAATAATGTCAAAACCGATAACCAGACAGATTTCACTTCAAAACTAAAGATACAGCAGGTCCATCCGAACAACGATAAAATTTACCATATTCCTTTGGCGACAGAACGTGTTGCTGCGGGTTTCCCATCACCAGCGCAAGACGATATTGAGCAAGCACTCGATTTAAATGAATATTTAATTAGAAATGAAAATGCCACCTTTATTGTCAAAGCCAATTCGTTGTCTATGTTAGATGCCGGAATTGATATTGATGATCCGCTTATTGTGGACCGTAGTATTCCTGCTAAATCGGGCGATATTGTGATTGCACTTATCGACAATGATTTCACTGTTAAGCGCTTAATGATTGATACCCAATTTCAGCCCCCTAAAGTGTGGCTAAAAGCAGAAAACCCTGATTATCAAAATATTTATATTGAAGAGGGGCAAGAACTGGTGATTTGGGGAGTCGTGACCTATAACCTCAAACGAATGAGATAA
- a CDS encoding KGG domain-containing protein, whose translation MANTRYEDDNNSSGTSNRGFASMDPERVREIASKGGRAAHASGNAHEFTSEEAREAGRAAHASGNAHEFTSEEAREAGALSHKNDDRNGRGRSRYDDDEDDDRGRSSGRGRGRSRYDDDDEDDDRGRSGGRGRGRSRDDDDEDDDRGRSGGRGRGRSRDDDDEDDDRGRSGGRGRGRSRDDDDEDDDRGRSGGRGRGRSRRDDDDEDDDRGRSGGRGRGRSRYDDDDEDDDRGRSGGRGRGRSRRDDDDEDDDRGRSGGRGRGRSRYDDDEDDDRGRSGGRGRGRSRRDDDDEDDDRGRSGGRGRGRSRYDDDDEDDDRGRSGGRGRGRSRRDDDDEDDDRGRSGGRGRGRSRYDDDDEDEDRGRSGGRGRGRSRRDDDDDDDDRRGRSDGRGQNSRNQKRDAYGRFTS comes from the coding sequence ATGGCTAATACTAGATATGAAGATGATAACAATAGTTCAGGTACTTCAAATCGTGGATTTGCAAGTATGGATCCTGAAAGAGTCAGAGAAATAGCCAGTAAAGGTGGGCGAGCTGCACATGCCAGTGGCAATGCGCATGAATTTACTTCAGAAGAAGCTCGTGAAGCTGGCCGTGCTGCACATGCCAGTGGTAACGCACATGAATTTACCTCAGAAGAGGCTCGTGAAGCTGGTGCTTTAAGTCATAAAAACGATGATCGTAATGGTCGTGGTCGCAGCCGTTATGATGACGACGAAGATGATGACCGCGGCCGTTCAAGCGGTCGAGGCCGTGGCCGCAGTCGTTATGATGATGACGACGAAGATGATGATCGCGGTCGCTCAGGCGGTCGAGGCCGTGGCCGCAGTCGTGATGACGACGATGAAGATGATGATCGCGGTCGCTCAGGCGGTCGAGGCCGTGGTCGCAGTCGTGATGACGACGATGAAGATGATGATCGCGGTCGTTCGGGCGGTCGAGGCCGTGGTCGCAGTCGTGATGACGACGATGAAGATGATGATCGCGGTCGTTCGGGCGGTCGAGGTCGTGGTCGCAGCCGCCGTGATGATGACGATGAAGATGATGATCGCGGTCGCTCAGGTGGCCGAGGTCGTGGTCGCAGCCGTTATGATGACGACGATGAAGATGATGATCGCGGTCGTTCGGGCGGTCGAGGTCGTGGTCGCAGCCGTCGTGACGATGACGACGAAGATGATGATCGTGGCCGTTCAGGTGGCCGAGGCCGTGGTCGCAGCCGTTATGATGACGACGAAGATGATGATCGTGGCCGTTCAGGTGGCCGAGGCCGTGGTCGCAGCCGTCGTGACGATGACGACGAAGATGATGATCGTGGCCGTTCAGGTGGCCGAGGCCGTGGTCGCAGTCGTTATGATGACGACGATGAAGATGATGACCGTGGCCGTTCAGGTGGCCGAGGCCGTGGTCGCAGCCGTCGTGATGATGATGACGAAGATGATGATCGCGGTCGTTCAGGTGGTCGAGGCCGTGGCCGCAGTCGTTATGATGATGACGATGAAGATGAAGATCGTGGTCGTTCAGGTGGCCGAGGCCGTGGTCGCAGCCGTCGTGATGACGATGACGACGATGATGACCGCCGTGGCCGTTCAGATGGTCGTGGCCAGAACTCTCGTAATCAAAAACGCGATGCTTATGGACGCTTTACGTCTTAA
- a CDS encoding SDR family oxidoreductase — translation MENTTNQYPSEVPAQVQPHQPGDQEKMHPEPEIIKASHKGSEKLKGKVAVISGGDSGIGRSVAVLFAREGADIAVLYLEEDQDAEITKQLIEKEGQQCLLLKGDISDPDLAKQNIDKVLQHFGKINILVNNAGVQYQQKEIESISNEQLEKTFKTNIFAMFYLTKEAIPYMEEGDSIINTTSITSYQGHDELIDYASTKGAITSFTRSLSNNLMKQKKGIRVNGVAPGPIWTPLIPSSFDAETVEKFGKDTPMGRMGQPSEVAPAYLFLASDDASYITGQVIHVNGGQIVNG, via the coding sequence ATGGAAAATACAACGAATCAGTATCCATCAGAAGTTCCTGCACAAGTTCAACCTCATCAACCAGGTGATCAGGAGAAAATGCATCCTGAACCAGAAATTATTAAAGCATCTCATAAAGGCAGTGAAAAACTAAAAGGCAAAGTTGCCGTCATTAGCGGTGGTGATAGCGGTATAGGCCGTTCAGTTGCCGTACTATTTGCCCGTGAAGGTGCCGATATTGCTGTACTGTACCTTGAAGAAGACCAAGATGCCGAAATTACTAAACAGCTTATTGAAAAGGAAGGACAACAATGTCTTTTATTAAAAGGTGATATTTCCGATCCAGACCTTGCAAAACAAAATATTGATAAGGTTCTACAGCATTTTGGTAAAATTAATATTTTAGTAAATAATGCGGGTGTGCAATATCAACAAAAAGAAATTGAAAGTATTAGTAATGAACAATTAGAAAAAACATTTAAAACAAATATTTTTGCCATGTTTTATTTAACCAAAGAAGCCATTCCTTATATGGAGGAAGGCGATAGCATTATTAACACCACCAGTATTACCAGTTACCAAGGTCATGATGAGTTGATTGACTATGCAAGTACTAAAGGTGCAATTACCTCTTTTACTCGTAGTCTATCGAACAATTTAATGAAGCAGAAAAAAGGTATTCGTGTAAATGGTGTTGCACCAGGCCCAATCTGGACTCCCCTTATTCCAAGTAGTTTCGATGCTGAAACTGTCGAAAAGTTTGGTAAAGATACCCCAATGGGTAGAATGGGTCAGCCAAGTGAAGTCGCACCTGCTTATCTTTTCCTTGCCTCAGATGATGCAAGTTATATTACAGGTCAGGTTATTCATGTAAATGGCGGTCAAATTGTTAATGGCTAA
- a CDS encoding Lrp/AsnC family transcriptional regulator yields MDRIDKKILAELQLNGRLSITELAEKVGLSISPCHRRVKALEESGAIKGYRAELDPNLVGFEFSAIVFITLKEGDKQAVEKFENAVIEIPQIIQAQRLFGEPDYLLHVVAKDLPAFQRLYDEKLSAIPSVQRLISTIVMKDVVPERLFPIG; encoded by the coding sequence ATGGATCGCATAGATAAAAAGATTCTTGCTGAATTGCAATTAAATGGCCGATTATCTATCACTGAGTTGGCAGAAAAAGTTGGTTTGAGCATTTCACCTTGTCATAGACGAGTGAAGGCTTTAGAAGAGTCGGGAGCTATCAAAGGCTATCGGGCAGAGCTCGACCCAAACTTAGTCGGTTTTGAGTTTTCAGCAATTGTTTTTATTACGCTTAAAGAAGGCGATAAACAGGCGGTTGAGAAGTTTGAAAATGCCGTGATTGAGATTCCGCAAATTATTCAGGCGCAGCGTTTGTTTGGTGAACCTGACTATTTACTCCATGTTGTCGCTAAAGATTTACCGGCTTTTCAGCGTTTATATGACGAAAAATTATCTGCTATTCCAAGTGTGCAACGGCTCATCTCAACCATTGTGATGAAAGATGTGGTGCCTGAGCGTTTATTTCCGATTGGCTAA
- a CDS encoding LysE family translocator — protein MAFNIFIAFWSVSILFIITPGADWAYAISAGIKGKVVVPAVAGMLFGHFITILLVAAGVGMLVANNPTALMILTVAGSAYLLWMGINLLLTPPTPNESDSEKAQSWLSWATKGVYVSGLNPKVFLLFLALLPQFIDTTASWSVTTQILAFGVVHMISCAIIYLMVGYGSEAILKTRPQAAQLVGRFSGGLMVVIATCLLIGQI, from the coding sequence ATGGCTTTTAACATTTTTATTGCATTTTGGAGTGTCTCCATTCTTTTTATTATTACGCCAGGGGCAGACTGGGCCTACGCCATTTCCGCAGGTATTAAGGGTAAAGTCGTCGTACCCGCTGTTGCAGGTATGCTATTTGGGCACTTTATTACGATTTTATTGGTAGCGGCTGGTGTTGGTATGCTTGTAGCAAATAACCCAACTGCTCTGATGATCCTTACTGTTGCGGGTTCTGCTTATTTATTATGGATGGGAATAAATTTATTACTCACCCCTCCAACTCCGAACGAGTCTGATTCTGAAAAGGCTCAGTCATGGTTAAGTTGGGCAACCAAAGGCGTTTACGTGAGTGGATTAAACCCGAAAGTTTTTTTGCTCTTTTTAGCCCTGCTTCCTCAATTTATTGACACGACTGCTTCATGGTCCGTAACTACACAGATTCTTGCCTTCGGTGTTGTGCACATGATTAGCTGCGCGATTATTTACTTAATGGTGGGTTATGGTTCAGAGGCTATTTTGAAAACCAGACCACAAGCAGCACAGTTAGTGGGCCGTTTTTCGGGCGGTTTGATGGTTGTTATCGCAACATGTTTATTGATTGGACAAATTTAA
- a CDS encoding DUF6367 family protein yields MMQPIHTHSTLQYIHISVPEILLSNIQIKNSWQDYNQEWSYRLDPPHASHPFQRDLYIIKSKNIETEDIKKLLDNTVVKNSKNKDDLKNIVEAETVIKEILDLSNYIPIENWLNDTGNRSIVESMIDKNKVKLLDII; encoded by the coding sequence ATGATGCAACCTATTCATACACACTCAACGCTACAATATATTCATATTTCTGTACCTGAAATCTTACTCAGTAATATTCAAATAAAAAATTCTTGGCAAGATTATAACCAAGAATGGAGCTATAGATTAGACCCGCCTCACGCAAGCCATCCTTTTCAGAGAGACTTGTATATTATTAAATCAAAAAATATTGAAACGGAAGATATAAAAAAATTACTAGATAATACAGTTGTTAAAAACAGTAAAAATAAAGATGACTTAAAAAATATAGTCGAAGCGGAAACAGTAATAAAAGAAATTTTAGATTTATCTAATTATATACCTATAGAAAATTGGCTAAATGATACAGGTAATCGATCAATTGTTGAAAGTATGATTGATAAAAACAAGGTTAAGTTATTAGATATTATCTAA